Proteins encoded together in one Quercus lobata isolate SW786 chromosome 3, ValleyOak3.0 Primary Assembly, whole genome shotgun sequence window:
- the LOC115981580 gene encoding 1-aminocyclopropane-1-carboxylate oxidase homolog 4-like — protein MATNVNDEEYDRVKEVKQFDESKIGVKGLVDSGITTIPRFFVHPPDVLSQLKAGSKTRPDLVIPTIDLSGVDSHHNRSLIVDQIRQACSSFGFFQIINHGVPLGVLDRTIESIKGFHEEPTEIKARFYTRGPGTGVSYISNVDLYNSKAASWRDTLQLRMGPKMADHDQIPEICRNEVIEWDREIKRLGEVLSGLMCEGLGVETSRLKEMTCLEGRTMVGHYYPKCPQPDLTVGLAYHTDPGVLTVVQQDHVGGLQVKYGEDWVDVKPVTGALVINVGDLLQIISNEVYKSAEHRVLANPSHEPRVSIAVFFNPGNRDDLYGPLPELISSEKPALYRQFTLTDFMTRFFKKELDGKSLSNYYKL, from the exons atGGCAACCAACGTTAACGACGAAGAATACGACAGAGTGAAAGAAGTAAAGCAGTTCGACGAATCAAAAATCGGAGTTAAAGGCCTTGTCGACTCCGGCATAACCACCATCCCTCGTTTCTTCGTTCACCCACCCGATGTTCTGTCCCAACTCAAAGCCGGATCcaaaacccgacccgacctcGTCATCCCCACAATCGACCTCTCTGGCGTTGACTCTCACCACAACCGCTCCCTTATCGTTGACCAAATCAGACAAGCCTGTTCAAGTTTCGGGTTCTTCCAGATTATCAATCATGGTGTGCCCCTGGGAGTTCTGGACCGTACGATTGAATCAATCAAAGGGTTCCACGAGGAACCAACGGAGATTAAGGCGCGGTTCTATACTAGAGGGCCAGGAACAGGCGTATCTTACATTTCTAACGTGGATTTGTACAACTCCAAAGCTGCAAGTTGGAG GGACACCCTTCAGCTTAGAATGGGCCCCAAGATGGCAGATCATGATCAAATCCCTGAGATATGTAGAAATGAGGTGATTGAGTGGGACCGAGAGATCAAACGGCTAGGAGAGGTTTTATCAGGGCTGATGTGTGAAGGGCTTGGAGTAGAGACATCGAGGTTGAAGGAAATGACATGTTTGGAAGGTAGAACAATGGTGGGTCACTACTACCCCAAGTGCCCACAACCTGATCTGACGGTTGGGCTTGCATATCATACGGATCCAGGGGTTTTGACTGTGGTGCAGCAAGACCATGTTGGTGGGTTGCAGGTTAAGTATGGTGAGGATTGGGTGGATGTCAAACCTGTTACTGGAGCTCTTGTTATAAACGTTGGAGATTTGCTTCAG ATCATATCCAATGAAGTATACAAAAGTGCAGAGCATAGAGTCTTGGCCAACCCTTCCCATGAACCACGAGTCTCAATTGCAGTTTTCTTTAATCCAGGCAATAGGGATGACCTGTATGGGCCGCTGCCAGAGCTAATATCGTCAGAGAAACCAGCTCTCTATAGGCAGTTCACCTTGACAGACTTCATGACAAGGTTCTTCAAAAAAGAGTTGGATGGCAAATCTTTATCAAATTACTATAAGCTGTAA